In Haliaeetus albicilla chromosome 18, bHalAlb1.1, whole genome shotgun sequence, one genomic interval encodes:
- the TMEM214 gene encoding transmembrane protein 214, with product MRPALLLSAPPPSSSRSPGPAAMAAMAAARPGPASAGGGRWEVVRKGRRPAGGPGSRRALGEANAGRALPLAAPIATSDTIFELGFERTLKKQNKEQVPPASAPEPPHRKQHAGKSAKKLSANDASVKPGKCRSLEEALRTLDLADLQKELDKSQSVFPENPSVWVKDLASYLNYKLQAPRSDPTLSQHPHDYPYCLVSKELKNIIRTLLGRSSSVLELFFDHCIYTMLQELDKTPGESLHGYRICIQAVLLDRPKIATMNLGKYLEVLRSQQNRPAKCLTVLWALGQAGFTDLHEGLKVWLGVMLPVLGIKSLSPYAVAYLDRLLMMHPNLTKGFGMIGPKDFFPLLDFAFMPNNSLPPSLQEQLRRLYPRLKVLAFGAKPETALHTYFPSFLSRATPNCPPGMKKELLTSMSQCLSLDPLTFSVWRQLYTKHLSQSSLLLNHLLESWDSSSKKVRQSLQETVRSFKVTNEELVARGPNSDQDVATCDAACKELLRKMKGRGFPWSRLLLVLLVFAAGFVLHDVRTHGSFQASSSAHLLRSSGILLASQQAWQKVSHCCLEGYRWLERSLLVYGSQVAAVLQPQLELLWVKSGEVALYVCEQCSALLSWIHDSLPWFIEWLQSRVPDSLLHFAECVRELLLFLVQSCLLPLLECVAAALERGWKHCVDSCNGEVSWDCMREHLISFTYSSWIYLQNTTLAVKNWALAMISGH from the exons ATGCGCCCCGCCCTTCTCCTCTCGGCGCCGCCGCCGTCCTCCTCCCGCTCCCCTGGGCCGGCGGCGATGGCGGCGATGGCGGCGGCGCGCCCGGGCCCGGCctcggccggcggcgggcgctgggAGGTGGTGCGGAAGGGCCGGCGTCCCGCGGGCGGCCCCGGCAGCCGCCGCGCCCTGGGGGAGGCCAACGCCGGCCGCGCGTTGCCTTTGGCCG CTCCCATCGCTACCTCCGACACCATCTTCGAGCTGGGCTTCGAGCGGACACTGAAGAAGCAGAACAAGGAGCAGGTCCCTCCCGCGTCGGCACCCGAGCCGCCACACCGGAAGCAGCATGCGGGCAAGAGTGCGAAGAAGCTGTCGGCGAACGATGCCAGCGTCAAGCCTGGCAAATGCCGCTCGCTGGAAGAAGCCCTGAGAACC CTCGACTTGGCAGATCTGCAGAAGGAGCTGGATAAAAGCCAGAGCGTGTTCCCCGAGAACCCCTCCGTCTGGGTGAAGGACCTGGCCAGCTATCTCAACTACAAGCTGCAGGCACCCAGGAGTGACCCCACgctcagccagcacccccaCG ACTATCCGTACTGCCTCGTGAGCAAGGAGCTGAAGAACATCATCAGAACCCTGCTGGGAAGGTCATCCAGTGTGCTGGAGCTATTCTTCGACCACTGTATTTATACCATGCTACAGGAGCTGGATAAAACCCCAG GGGAGTCTTTGCATGGGTACAGGATCTGCATCCAGGCAGTGCTTCTGGACAGGCCCAAAATCGCCACGATGAACCTAGGCAAG TACTTGGAGGTGTTACGGTCCCAGCAGAACAGGCCAGCAAAATGCCTTACCGTCCTCTGGGCACTGGGACAGGCCGGATTCACAGACCTCCATGAGGGCCTGAAAG TGTGGCTCGGTGTCATGCTCCCGGTGCTTGGGATCAAGTCTCTCTCCCCATACGCCGTTGCCTACCTGGACCGTCTGCTGAT GATGCACCCAAACCTGACCAAAGGCTTCGGTATGATCGGACCCaaggattttttccccctcctggaCTTTGCCTTCATGCCCAACAACTCGCTGCCGCCCAG cctgcaggagcagctgcgGCGGCTCTACCCTCGCTTGAAGGTGCTGGCGTTCGGCGCGAAGCCGGAGACAGCGCTGCACACCtacttcccctccttcctctcccgAGCTACACCAAACTGCCCTCCTGGCATGAAGAAAGAG CTCCTGACCTCCATGAGCCAGTGCCTGAGCCTGGACCCCCTGACCTTCAGCGTCTGGAGGCAGCTGTACACCAAGCACCTCTCTCAGTCCAG TTTGCTTCTGAACCATCTGCTGGAGTcctgggacagcagcagcaagaag GTGCGTCAGTCGCTGCAGGAAACGGTTCGCTCATTCAAAGTAACGAACGAGGAGCTGGTGGCGAGAGGACCCAACAGTGACCAGGACGTGGCCACCTGCGATGCTGCCTGCAAG GAGCTGCTGCGCAAGATGAAGGGCCGGGGCTTCCCCTGGTCGCGGCTGCTGCTCGTCCTCCTGGTCTTCGCAGCTGGCTTCGTCCTGCACGATGTCCGTACACACGGCTCCTTCCAGG CCTCCTCTTCTGCTCACCTGCTTCGTTCCTCTGGCATCCTGCTGGCCTCGCAGCAAGCCTGGCAGAAGGTCTCCCACTGCTGCCTTGAAGGGTACAG GTGGCTGGAGAGGAGCCTGCTGGTCTATGGCTCCCAAGTGGCAGCAGTCCTGCAGCcgcagctggagctgctctggGTGAAGAGTGGTGAGGTGGCCCTGTATGTGTGCGAGCAGTGTtctgccctgctctcctggaTCCACGACAGCCTGCCCTGGTTCATTGAGTGG CTCCAGTCCCGGGTCCCGGATTCCCTGCTGCACTTCGCCGAGTGCGTcagagagctgctgctcttcctggTGCAAAGCTGTCTGCTGCCACTGCTGGAGTGCGTGGCCGCAGCGCTTGAGCGGGGCTGGAAGCACTGTGTGGACTCCTGCAA TGGAGAAGTGTCGTGGGACTGCATGAGAGAACACCTGATAAGCTTTACCTATTCTTCTTGGATTTACCTGCAAAACACAACCCTAGCCGTCAAAAACTGGGCCTTGGCTATGATTTCTGGACACTGA
- the MAPRE3 gene encoding microtubule-associated protein RP/EB family member 3 isoform X5: MTCSPGSTTPSSSTTPRSSSSAQVKFQAKLEHEYIHNFKVLQAAFKKMGVDKIIAVERLVKGKFQDNFEFIQWFKKFFDANYDGKEYNPLLARQGQDVAPPPNPGDHIFNKPKKPIGTAVPQRTSPTGPKSTPNPARLSNVPSSILRKNSPAARNGGTEADAQILELNQQLMDLKLTVDGLEKERDFYFSKLRDIELICQEHENENSPIITGIISVLYATEEGFAPPEDDELEEQQPEDQDEY; the protein is encoded by the exons ATGACATGCTCGCCTGGGTCAACGACTCCCTCCAGCTCAACTACACCAAGATCGAGCAGCTCTGCTCAG GTGAAGTTCCAGGCCAAGCTGGAGCACGAGTACATCCACAACTTCAAGGTGCTGCAGGCCGCCTTCAAGAAGATGGGAGTGGACAAA ATCATCGCGGTGGAGAGGCTGGTGAAGGGCAAGTTCCAGGACAATTTCGAGTTCATCCAGTGGTTTAAGAAGTTCTTCGACGCCAACTACGATGGGAAGGAGTACAACCCGCTGCTAGCGCGGCAGGGCCAGGACGTCgcgccccccccaaacccaggtGATCACATCTTCAACAAACCCAAGAAACCCATTGGCACTGCAG TCCCCCAGAGGACCTCTCCCACCGGCCCCAAGAGCACGCCCAACCCAGCCCGCCTCAGCAATGTCCCCAGCAGCATCCTCCGGAAAAACTCCCCCGCAGCCCGTAATGGGGGCACCGAGGCCGACGCGCAAATCCTGGAGCTCAACCAGCAG CTGATGGACCTGAAGCTGACAGTGGACGggctggagaaggagagggaTTTCTACTTCAGCAAACTGCGGGACATCGAGCTGATCTGCCAGGAGCACGAGAACGAGAACAGCCCCATCATCACCGGCATCATCAGCGTCCTCTATGCCACAGAG gAGGGCTTCGCCCCGCCGGAGGATGAcgagctggaggagcagcagccagaggacCAGGACGAGTACTAG
- the MAPRE3 gene encoding microtubule-associated protein RP/EB family member 3 isoform X4, protein MAVNVYSTSVTSENLSRHDMLAWVNDSLQLNYTKIEQLCSGAAYCQFMDMLFPGCVHLRKVKFQAKLEHEYIHNFKVLQAAFKKMGVDKIIAVERLVKGKFQDNFEFIQWFKKFFDANYDGKEYNPLLARQGQDVAPPPNPGDHIFNKPKKPIGTAVPQRTSPTGPKSTPNPARLSNVPSSILRKNSPAARNGGTEADAQILELNQQLMDLKLTVDGLEKERDFYFSKLRDIELICQEHENENSPIITGIISVLYATEEGFAPPEDDELEEQQPEDQDEY, encoded by the exons ATGGCCGTCAACGTGTACTCGACGTCGGTGACCAGCGAGAACCTGAGCCGCCATGACATGCTCGCCTGGGTCAACGACTCCCTCCAGCTCAACTACACCAAGATCGAGCAGCTCTGCTCAG GGGCTGCCTACTGCCAGTTCATGGACATGCTGTTCCCCGGCTGCGTCCACCTGCGGAAGGTGAAGTTCCAGGCCAAGCTGGAGCACGAGTACATCCACAACTTCAAGGTGCTGCAGGCCGCCTTCAAGAAGATGGGAGTGGACAAA ATCATCGCGGTGGAGAGGCTGGTGAAGGGCAAGTTCCAGGACAATTTCGAGTTCATCCAGTGGTTTAAGAAGTTCTTCGACGCCAACTACGATGGGAAGGAGTACAACCCGCTGCTAGCGCGGCAGGGCCAGGACGTCgcgccccccccaaacccaggtGATCACATCTTCAACAAACCCAAGAAACCCATTGGCACTGCAG TCCCCCAGAGGACCTCTCCCACCGGCCCCAAGAGCACGCCCAACCCAGCCCGCCTCAGCAATGTCCCCAGCAGCATCCTCCGGAAAAACTCCCCCGCAGCCCGTAATGGGGGCACCGAGGCCGACGCGCAAATCCTGGAGCTCAACCAGCAG CTGATGGACCTGAAGCTGACAGTGGACGggctggagaaggagagggaTTTCTACTTCAGCAAACTGCGGGACATCGAGCTGATCTGCCAGGAGCACGAGAACGAGAACAGCCCCATCATCACCGGCATCATCAGCGTCCTCTATGCCACAGAG gAGGGCTTCGCCCCGCCGGAGGATGAcgagctggaggagcagcagccagaggacCAGGACGAGTACTAG
- the MAPRE3 gene encoding microtubule-associated protein RP/EB family member 3 isoform X3: MQRWGMAVNVYSTSVTSENLSRHDMLAWVNDSLQLNYTKIEQLCSGAAYCQFMDMLFPGCVHLRKVKFQAKLEHEYIHNFKVLQAAFKKMGVDKIIAVERLVKGKFQDNFEFIQWFKKFFDANYDGKEYNPLLARQGQDVAPPPNPGDHIFNKPKKPIGTAVPQRTSPTGPKSTPNPARLSNVPSSILRKNSPAARNGGTEADAQILELNQQLMDLKLTVDGLEKERDFYFSKLRDIELICQEHENENSPIITGIISVLYATEEGFAPPEDDELEEQQPEDQDEY, from the exons ATGCAGCG CTGGGGCATGGCCGTCAACGTGTACTCGACGTCGGTGACCAGCGAGAACCTGAGCCGCCATGACATGCTCGCCTGGGTCAACGACTCCCTCCAGCTCAACTACACCAAGATCGAGCAGCTCTGCTCAG GGGCTGCCTACTGCCAGTTCATGGACATGCTGTTCCCCGGCTGCGTCCACCTGCGGAAGGTGAAGTTCCAGGCCAAGCTGGAGCACGAGTACATCCACAACTTCAAGGTGCTGCAGGCCGCCTTCAAGAAGATGGGAGTGGACAAA ATCATCGCGGTGGAGAGGCTGGTGAAGGGCAAGTTCCAGGACAATTTCGAGTTCATCCAGTGGTTTAAGAAGTTCTTCGACGCCAACTACGATGGGAAGGAGTACAACCCGCTGCTAGCGCGGCAGGGCCAGGACGTCgcgccccccccaaacccaggtGATCACATCTTCAACAAACCCAAGAAACCCATTGGCACTGCAG TCCCCCAGAGGACCTCTCCCACCGGCCCCAAGAGCACGCCCAACCCAGCCCGCCTCAGCAATGTCCCCAGCAGCATCCTCCGGAAAAACTCCCCCGCAGCCCGTAATGGGGGCACCGAGGCCGACGCGCAAATCCTGGAGCTCAACCAGCAG CTGATGGACCTGAAGCTGACAGTGGACGggctggagaaggagagggaTTTCTACTTCAGCAAACTGCGGGACATCGAGCTGATCTGCCAGGAGCACGAGAACGAGAACAGCCCCATCATCACCGGCATCATCAGCGTCCTCTATGCCACAGAG gAGGGCTTCGCCCCGCCGGAGGATGAcgagctggaggagcagcagccagaggacCAGGACGAGTACTAG
- the MAPRE3 gene encoding microtubule-associated protein RP/EB family member 3 isoform X2, whose product MSHIQHPIRVLRWGMAVNVYSTSVTSENLSRHDMLAWVNDSLQLNYTKIEQLCSGAAYCQFMDMLFPGCVHLRKVKFQAKLEHEYIHNFKVLQAAFKKMGVDKIIAVERLVKGKFQDNFEFIQWFKKFFDANYDGKEYNPLLARQGQDVAPPPNPVPQRTSPTGPKSTPNPARLSNVPSSILRKNSPAARNGGTEADAQILELNQQLMDLKLTVDGLEKERDFYFSKLRDIELICQEHENENSPIITGIISVLYATEEGFAPPEDDELEEQQPEDQDEY is encoded by the exons ATGAGCCACATCCAGCACCCCATCCGTGTCCTGCG CTGGGGCATGGCCGTCAACGTGTACTCGACGTCGGTGACCAGCGAGAACCTGAGCCGCCATGACATGCTCGCCTGGGTCAACGACTCCCTCCAGCTCAACTACACCAAGATCGAGCAGCTCTGCTCAG GGGCTGCCTACTGCCAGTTCATGGACATGCTGTTCCCCGGCTGCGTCCACCTGCGGAAGGTGAAGTTCCAGGCCAAGCTGGAGCACGAGTACATCCACAACTTCAAGGTGCTGCAGGCCGCCTTCAAGAAGATGGGAGTGGACAAA ATCATCGCGGTGGAGAGGCTGGTGAAGGGCAAGTTCCAGGACAATTTCGAGTTCATCCAGTGGTTTAAGAAGTTCTTCGACGCCAACTACGATGGGAAGGAGTACAACCCGCTGCTAGCGCGGCAGGGCCAGGACGTCgcgccccccccaaacccag TCCCCCAGAGGACCTCTCCCACCGGCCCCAAGAGCACGCCCAACCCAGCCCGCCTCAGCAATGTCCCCAGCAGCATCCTCCGGAAAAACTCCCCCGCAGCCCGTAATGGGGGCACCGAGGCCGACGCGCAAATCCTGGAGCTCAACCAGCAG CTGATGGACCTGAAGCTGACAGTGGACGggctggagaaggagagggaTTTCTACTTCAGCAAACTGCGGGACATCGAGCTGATCTGCCAGGAGCACGAGAACGAGAACAGCCCCATCATCACCGGCATCATCAGCGTCCTCTATGCCACAGAG gAGGGCTTCGCCCCGCCGGAGGATGAcgagctggaggagcagcagccagaggacCAGGACGAGTACTAG
- the MAPRE3 gene encoding microtubule-associated protein RP/EB family member 3 isoform X1 has protein sequence MSHIQHPIRVLRWGMAVNVYSTSVTSENLSRHDMLAWVNDSLQLNYTKIEQLCSGAAYCQFMDMLFPGCVHLRKVKFQAKLEHEYIHNFKVLQAAFKKMGVDKIIAVERLVKGKFQDNFEFIQWFKKFFDANYDGKEYNPLLARQGQDVAPPPNPGDHIFNKPKKPIGTAVPQRTSPTGPKSTPNPARLSNVPSSILRKNSPAARNGGTEADAQILELNQQLMDLKLTVDGLEKERDFYFSKLRDIELICQEHENENSPIITGIISVLYATEEGFAPPEDDELEEQQPEDQDEY, from the exons ATGAGCCACATCCAGCACCCCATCCGTGTCCTGCG CTGGGGCATGGCCGTCAACGTGTACTCGACGTCGGTGACCAGCGAGAACCTGAGCCGCCATGACATGCTCGCCTGGGTCAACGACTCCCTCCAGCTCAACTACACCAAGATCGAGCAGCTCTGCTCAG GGGCTGCCTACTGCCAGTTCATGGACATGCTGTTCCCCGGCTGCGTCCACCTGCGGAAGGTGAAGTTCCAGGCCAAGCTGGAGCACGAGTACATCCACAACTTCAAGGTGCTGCAGGCCGCCTTCAAGAAGATGGGAGTGGACAAA ATCATCGCGGTGGAGAGGCTGGTGAAGGGCAAGTTCCAGGACAATTTCGAGTTCATCCAGTGGTTTAAGAAGTTCTTCGACGCCAACTACGATGGGAAGGAGTACAACCCGCTGCTAGCGCGGCAGGGCCAGGACGTCgcgccccccccaaacccaggtGATCACATCTTCAACAAACCCAAGAAACCCATTGGCACTGCAG TCCCCCAGAGGACCTCTCCCACCGGCCCCAAGAGCACGCCCAACCCAGCCCGCCTCAGCAATGTCCCCAGCAGCATCCTCCGGAAAAACTCCCCCGCAGCCCGTAATGGGGGCACCGAGGCCGACGCGCAAATCCTGGAGCTCAACCAGCAG CTGATGGACCTGAAGCTGACAGTGGACGggctggagaaggagagggaTTTCTACTTCAGCAAACTGCGGGACATCGAGCTGATCTGCCAGGAGCACGAGAACGAGAACAGCCCCATCATCACCGGCATCATCAGCGTCCTCTATGCCACAGAG gAGGGCTTCGCCCCGCCGGAGGATGAcgagctggaggagcagcagccagaggacCAGGACGAGTACTAG